The following proteins are encoded in a genomic region of Musa acuminata AAA Group cultivar baxijiao chromosome BXJ2-11, Cavendish_Baxijiao_AAA, whole genome shotgun sequence:
- the LOC135626793 gene encoding protein NLP1-like produces MDDSVPPKGSLSGQTLSDAAVDDLDLMDELLSGSVFDCSDLLQTGNSASTGPLSSSCFSPVLGISSTSSNPTLAGIDYRVDAERSVFSVELASDEAQMQMLDGGQRPIILNHVGETKCRVRSDGLEAEDPSYEPGMSRQIQPKGETGSVEQRLRYVLKYIKESQREGDVLVQMWVPAMRGNQQVVTTCGQPFLLDFNCQRLVNYRSVSTRYQFLADESSHEAVGLPGRVFLGRLPEWTPDVRYFSSFEYPRVGDAQRYDVRGTIALPIFERNSPSCLGVVEVVMTTQKVNYSYDLENICNALQAVDLRSSEVLSVPRLKMTGDSYLAAIPEIQMVLRTACETHRLPLAQTWISCIQQGREGSRHSDESFSECVSTIDEACYIQDPSMLGFQQACSEHHLFRGQGVVGKAFMTNQPCFSSDVAEFSKIEYPLSHHAKLFHLRAAVAIRLRCVHSGNVDFVLEFFLPIHCIEGEEQKLMLNSLSVTIQQVCQTLRVVTTRELEDETMLENNEQIPSDMFSDNSVSEIGQRYIVDELLPSGTPAVGIPKNVVLPASVPTERTKEFEGFSVSTHWVPSDVVLPTGNIFSEVKQHHEESNSDYIFSFSAETNVSNAEKATEKRRAKTERTVSLQELQKYFAGSLKDAARSLGVCPTTLKRICRQHGITRWPSRKIKKVGRSLRKLQVVIDSVHGPGEAFQFSSLYESFIKNTRSDSNLATSTTFSLLKQTDHLESSNAKQQLEGRFTSHTSGTNSLSSSSCSQNSNSSQGCSSEQRQCNQTHEFEFRQATLVEENRSDVLNKVQIHVELHCPLEVTPKSVVRLQSQRPQIEHHPSRCDFLKVKAIYGEEKVIFRLQPTWGFQDLKQEIRRRFVIYDTTLVDIKYLDEDSEWILITCDEDLKECIDVYRSTQAQTIKLCVHHVQPTARSSLGSTALS; encoded by the exons ATGGACGACTCCGTTCCTCCCAAGGGAAGCTTGTCGGGTCAGACCCTCTCGGATGCTGCTGTTGATGATTTGGACCTCATGGATGAGTTGTTATCAGGATCAGTCTTCGATTGCTCTGATCTCCTGCAAACGGGTAACTCTGCATCCACAGGCCCCCTCAGCTCTTCCTGCTTTTCGCCTGTTCTTGGGATCAGCAGCACTAGTTCCAACCCAACCCTTGCAGGAATTGATTACCGAGTCGATGCAGAGAGATCAGTTTTCTCTGTGGAGTTAGCTTCGGATGAAGCTCAGATGCAAATGCTTGATGGTGGACAACGACCCATCATTCTGAATCATGTCGGAGAAACCAAGTGTCGCGTACGATCAGATGGATTGGAAGCAGAGGATCCCAGTTATGAACCAGGCATGAGTCGGCAGATCCAGCCCAAGGGTGAAACAGGTAGTGTGGAACAAAGACTGAGGTATGTCCTCAAGTACATCAAGGAGTCACAAAGAGAAGGTGATGTCCTTGTTCAGATGTGGGTGCCTGCCATGAGAGGAAACCAGCAAGTTGTTACGACTTGTGGCCAACCTTTCTTGCTAGATTTCAACTGTCAGAGGCTTGTAAATTACAGGTCGGTCTCGACGAGGTACCAGTTCTTGGCCGATGAGAGCTCCCATGAGGCGGTGGGCTTGCCTGGCCGGGTGTTTCTGGGAAGGTTGCCGGAATGGACTCCAGATGTCCGCTACTTCAGCAGCTTTGAGTACCCTCGTGTGGGTGATGCTCAGCGTTATGATGTTCGTGGAACAATCGCTCTGCCAATTTTTGAGAGAAATAGTCCATCTTGTTTAGGGGTTGTCGAGGTTGTGATGACCACACAGAAGGTCAACTACAGTTATGATCTTGAGAACATTTGTAATGCTCTTCAG GCAGTGGATCTCAGgagttctgaagttctaagtgttccCCGTTTAAAG ATGACCGGTGATTCTTACCTTGCTGCCATACCAGAGATCCAAATGGTATTGAGAACTGCTTGCGAGACCCATAGGCTGCCATTAGCTCAAACATGGATTTCGTGCATTCAACAAGGCAGAGAGGGCAGCCGGCATTCTGATGAAAGCTTCAGCGAATGTGTTTCTACTATTGATGAAGCTTGTTACATACAAGATCCTAGCATGTTGGGTTTTCAGCAAGCTTGCTCTGAGCATCATTTGTTTAGAGGTCAAGGTGTAGTCGGTAAGGCATTTATGACGAATCAACCATGCTTCTCGTCGGATGTTGCGGAGTTTAGCAAGATTGAATATCCACTGTCACACCATGCTAAGTTGTTCCACTTAAGGGCTGCAGTGGCTATCCGATTGCGATGTGTTCATTCTGGAAATGTGGACTTTGTGCTGGAGTTCTTCTTGCCCATCCACTGCATAGAAGGTGAAGAACAGAAACTGATGCTGAATTCTTTGTCCGTTACGATACAGCAAGTGTGCCAGACACTTAGAGTTGTGACAACTAGGGAATTAGAAGATGAGACGATGTTGGAAAATAATGAGCAAATCCCTTCAGATATGTTTTCTGATAACTCCGTTTCTGAGATTGGTCAAAGATATATTGTCGACGAACTTCTCCCATCGGGAACACCTGCTGTAGGTATTCCAAAGAATGTTGTTCTTCCTGCTTCTGTGCCAACGGAACGTACAAAGGAATTCGAGGGATTCAGTGTTTCAACACACTGGGTTCCCTCAGATGTGGTATTACCGACTGGAAATATATTCTCCGAGGTCAAGCAGCACCATGAAGAGTCCAACAGTGACTATATATTTTCTTTCTCTGCTGAAACTAATGTTTCAAATGCGGAGAAGGCAACAGAAAAGAGGCGTGCAAAAACTGAAAGGACTGTCAGTTTGCAAGAGCTTCAGAAATATTTTGCCGGCAGCCTAAAAGATGCAGCCAGAAGCCTTGGAG TGTGCCCTACTACTCTCAAAAGAATATGTAGGCAACACGGAATTACTCGTTGGCCTTCACGAAAGATCAAGAAGGTCGGTCGCTCCTTAAGGAAACTGCAAGTAGTTATAGACTCTGTCCATGGTCCTGGAGAAGCATTCCAGTTCAGTTCCCTGTATGAAAGCTTCATAAAGAACACTCGGTCAGATAGTAACTTAGCAACTAGTACCACATTTTCATTGTTGAAGCAAACTGATCACCTGGAATCCTCAAATGCAAAGCAACAGCTAGAAGGTAGATTTACTTCACACACATCTGGAACaaactctctttcttcttcttcatgtagtCAAAACTCTAATTCCAGTCAGGGCTGTTCCAGTGAGCAAAGGCAGTGTAATCAGACTCATGAATTTGAATTTAGACAAGCTACTTTGGTGGAGGAGAATCGGAGTGACGTGCTTAATAAAGTACAAATACATGTAGAACTGCATTGTCCACTTGAGGTGACTCCAAAATCTGTGGTTAGATTGCAAAGTCAGAGACCTCAGATCGAACATCATCCTTCTAGATGTGATTTTCTTAAAGTAAAAGCAATTTATGGGGAAGAAAAAGTTATATTCAGACTACAGCCAACTTGGGGCTTCCAAGATTTGAAGCAAGAGATCCGAAGGCGGTTCGTTATATATGATACTACTTTAGTGGATATCAAGTATCTGGACGAAGACTCCGAGTGGATCCTAATAACATGTGATGAAGACCTGAAGGAATGCATCGATGTGTACAGATCAACACAAGCACAGACAATCAaactatgtgtgcatcatgttcaaCCAACCGCTAGGTCCTCATTGGGCAGCACAGCATTATCTTGA